A stretch of DNA from Campylobacter gracilis:
GTGTTATTATTTTTTTATGTATGTGACAAATGTGTTGATAAAATTCGTTGTGTATTTTTGCATAAATAAAGGCATAAAAGGATTTAAAATTTTCCCATTTATAAAAGTAGATGAGCCGTGGCATGGCGGATATTTATATTATTCCGTTGTCGTATCGGCACACTACTATTTGATTTATTTGTATAGCAGTGAAATTTACGACGAAGTTAGAGAGTATTTTTTGCAGAAAAATATAAATATAGACTATATTAAAAAGACTATACGGTTTTTATCTAGGAGGATATGCGAAGGGGCGGTAAATTTAAAACTACAATTTCAATATTTTATGGTAGCCGTCACTAAATTTCGTAGCGATACCGAGTATAAATACGTCAAATTTAGCGCTAAATTTTATGCGTAGAAGAGCTTGTTGAAAATTCTAACCGCCTGCCGCCGGGATAAATTTCGTCAGTAAAATTTTTGCCCCTGTGGTATTTCTACGCGGAATTCTATCGGTAAAATTTTGCAGATAAAATTTTACGCCTTGCCCTCTTAAATCTCGCCCTGCGAATTCCGCCCGAGCGAAATTACCTTGCAAAATTCCGCCCGTTTATATTCGGCTAAGCTCACACTCGGTAGTATTTGTCATTTTATTTGCGGAGGTCGTTTTGAAAGAGATAAAATCCAAGCTCATCATAGCGTGTTTGGTTGTTTCGGCAGGCGTATTTTTCTTGATCGTAGGCGGTGCATTTATGGACAGATCCGAAACTCAGCCCGCGCAAAATTCCACGGCGAGCCGCATCGCAGCCTCCGGCAACTCCTCCAATCCGCCGCTAACGGACGAGGATCGCGCTGCAATAGCAAGGTACCGGTACGAAAGGCTGGGCGCCGAGTTAGATTTGGACGAGTGCGTAGTGCATGGCGATGAGCGAATGGAGTATTTCTGCAAGCTTTTGCGCTCCAAGGACACTGCTCGTATTTTGGCATTTATGCGAGAGCAGCGCATCACTGCGGGCGATCCGCTGTATTTTGGCATAACGGCGATAATGTATTCTAGCTTTTACAACGATGCAAACACTACCGAGGAGCTGATCTATCACGGAGCGGATATCAACCGCACGGACGATTTTTCTCATTCGGCGCTGAGCTATGCTATCGAAAATAACTCTACCGCTGCCGCGGAAGTTCTACTTAAGCATGGAGCTAGCTTTTCTAGCGTTAAATATGTTCGTCCGTGGCTTGCGACTCCGGGATGCTGCGATGCCTATTTGGTCGCCGATACTAGCGATGCACAGGTAAGGACATATTACGGAACACCTAAAAGCGAGGGTACTAGCGCGGTATCTGATCCGCTCTATTACGCCGTAGCGGGTGGATTTTTGCAGATGACGGAGCTTATGCTTAGCAGCGGCGTAAGACCTGAGATTACGGCTTGGACGGACGATCATTGTATTGCTTTTACGCTCAAACACCGCAAAGATGAGCGGCAGCCGAACTGCTCCATCTATCAGATGCTGCCGCAACGATATGACGTGAGTATGCTAAATTTGCTGCTTAAATACGATTTGGCAGGACTTCCGGACGATGAGCGTATTCAAAAAAAATACGATGACTGCTGTAAGGATTTGGATACGTTGAGGAAGTATAAGAAAATATACCTAGAGCATATGGATGATTATTGTTACGATGAGATTATTTTGGATTGGAGCTGGTTGGATAGCTTTAATTATGATATAGTTAGGTTTATTATGAGGGAGCGCTCAAAGGATTGGGAAAAGGGTGCAATCGGGTTTAACAGAGGTTCGCTGCCCGATCTTAATAGATGCGGCTCAGTAACGCCCAATACGGCGCTACTTGGTATCTACGATACGCTTATAAAGCGCTATTCCGCGCTCTGCGGCGATGAGCTTAATGGTGCGAGTGGCTTTGATCTGGATAAATTTTTTAGATATTTGCACTTAAAAGGCTTGGAATTTGATCTTAAAATAGAGTATGAGGGCAAGGTGATAAGAGTGGAGGAGTACGATAAAATTTTAAGGCGCGATGCGTCTAAGCAGCTAGAGCAAGCGGGATCCAAGACTGCAGATACCGCGTCCGCCAATAAATAAAATTTCGTAAAGCTTTTGGCTATGATCGCTACGTATTTGGCAAAATTTTATAAAATTTTAATTTAAATTTGTCGTTTCTCTTTAATATCTTGATCATCGCAATCTTAGCTTCAAGTTATCACCGCCTTGTATTTGTGTGGTTATAGCATCTATACTTATAAAAGATCGCGAAATATCATGGTTCTTGTATTAATATGAGATAAATTTATATATAGCAGATCTCATAATTTATGAAATTTATAATGTTAAATATGGGCTAGAAATATAAAATTTGAAAATATTACAAATTCTAAGGCTAAACTTTTATCAATAATTTTTATTATTTAATAAATATTTTAATTTATATATGTATAATTACAAATAAATTTTATTAGAAAGGAATAAATATGAAAAAACTAACCACTACTTCGGGTAATCCTATCGCGGATAACCAAAACTCCCTTACCGCAGGCAGCCGCGGCGGTATAATGTTGCAAGATTATCAGTTGCTTGAAAAACTAGCTCATCAAAACAGAGAGCGTATCCCCGAGCGTGCCGTTCACGCAAAAGGTAGCGCCGCATACGGAACATTAGAGATTACGCAGGACATCTCACAATATACTAAGGCCAAAGTATTACAAAAAGGCGAGAAAACAAAGCTGCTTTTGAGATTTTCTACCGTTGCCGGTGAAGCTGGAGCGGCTGATGCTGAGCGCGACGTAAGGGGCTTTGCGATTAAATTTTACACCAAAGAGGGCAACTGGGACTTGGTCGGAAACAACACTCCCGTCTTTTTTGTAAAAGACCCGTATAAATTCCCGGATTTTATCCACACGCAAAAGCGTGATCCTCGCACACACCTCCGTTCAAATGAGGCGGCATGGGACTTTTGGAGCTTAAGCCCTGAGAGTATGCATCAAGTAACCATCCTGATGAGTGACCGCGGTATTCCGGCAAGTTACCGCCATATGCACGGATTTGGCAGCCACACCTACAGCCTTATAAATGACAAGAACGAAAGATTTTGGGTTAAATTTCATTTCAAAACTCGCCAAGGCATTAAAAATTTAACCAACGCTCAGGCCTCACAGATCATTGCAAAAGATCGAGAGAGCAATCAACGCGACCTTTTTGAGAGTATAGAAAAGGGCGACTTTCCAAGCTGGGATTTTAAAATTCAAATAATGACTCTACAGCAGGCAAAAGAGGTCAAATTTAACCCCTTTGATCTAACCAAAACTTGGCCTCATAAGGAGTTCCCACTCATCGACGTGGGCGTCATGACGCTAAACGAAAATCCGAAAAATTATTTCAATGAGGTTGAGCAGGCTGCATTTAGCCCGTCAAATATAGTGCTTGGTATCAGCTTTAGTCCCGATAAGATGCTGCAAGCAAGGATATTTAGCTACCCCGACGCTCAAAGATATCGTATCGGTACACACTACGCGCAGCTAAATGTTAATCGTCCTGTAAGCGAGGTCAATACTTACGTCGTGGGTGGCGCGATGAATAACGGAATGTATGAGCTTGACGATAAAGCTTACTATGAGCCTAACAGCTTTGGCGGTGCCAAAGAGGATCGTGCTTTGTTAGAGTCTGATATAAGCATAGAAGGCGCGATGCAAAGATACGATCACAGAGCCGAAGATCAGGATTATTATTCGCAACCTAGAGCGCTTTTTGAGCTAATGAGCAACGAACAAAAATCACAGCTTTTTAGTAATATCGCAGATAGCATGGAGGGTGTGAGCGAAGCGATAAAAGAGCGTGCGATAGGACATTTTGAAAAAAATTCTGCTGACTACGCAAATGGCGTAAGAGCCGCTTTGAAAGCAAAAAATTGACGAGCTTAACGCAGGCCGAGGAGCAAAGATATGGCGAGCTTTGCGCTATAGCGCTTGATTTCGCTAGGCGAGATGATGCTGACGAGCTGGAAAAGATGATAAAGGCGGGTCTTAGCGTAAATTTAAAATCCGCCAAAGGCGACACCCTTTTAATGCTGGCTAGCTACAATAACGCGCTAAAGACTGTAAATATGCTGCTCTCAAACGGTGCCAGAGTCGACGAGCGTAATGACCGCGGGCAAACCCCGCTCGCGGGCGCAGCCTTTAAAGGGCATTTGGAGGTAGTCGAAGCTCTCGTAGACGCCGGCGCGGACGTAGAGGCTACGAGTGGTCTTGGTATGACACCCTATGCCTTTGCCATAATGTTTGGTAGGAGTGAAACGGCAAAATTTTTACTAAGCAAGCGTAAAAAGCAGGGATTGCTACAAAAACTGGCGGTTAAATTTTTAGGAATTTTCACCAAAAAGAGCGCGCGAGCGGTTTAAATTTGATATGCCTTGATATTTGGCGGTTTAAAATTTGACGTATTTTAGGGCTCGCATAGTATTAACTTTCGGAGATTTTACTAAAAAGATGCAAGTATGATTTGAAATTTTGGCATACCATTTCTAACCTTTAAGATTTTGCTTCTCTCGCTTATCTGGTACGCAGGTATAGTGTCGTTTTGCGATATGCCAATAAATAAATACAAGCCCTCTTCGTTTATCTAATATGGTGCGCTCTTTTATTACTATAAACGGCGCGCGGTTTTGGGCTATAATTTAACTCTCTGCCGGCTTAGGAGATAGAATTTTATATTGCTCATTCGTCTGCTTCGCTAGTTTAGCGCTATTTTGCTGCGCCTGCGCTATTTTGCTGGCGCCATCTGTCTAATTTGCATTTTTCCCTCCATCTGCTTTGCTGTGCCTCCCATTTTTTCTAAATTTAGCAGGTCTTGTTGGCTTCGCCCATGGGCTCAATTTTTGCGATGAAGTTCGGTATGATATATTGCTATCCTTGTGGCAAGACTATAAAATTTGCTTCGAATCTTTGCAGAGTTTGTAAATTTTTAAGGTGTTTCAGCGCGCTTGGAATTTTATTGATTTTGGATCGAGCTTGTCTTGTAGCTGGATTTGGCTTAGTACTGCGGCTAAATTTTACAATTTTAGGTTCATCGATTAAGCCTTTTATGCCGAGCCGATTATTATATGTAGCCTAATTTTGATATCTTAAGGATCGCGACTATAAGTTTTTAAATTCCATCTCCAGCTGCTTGCGCCAGTATTGCAGCGAGCGCTCTGCGCCCGCGGCGTATTTTTCGATAAGCGCGTCCGTTTTATTTAGAAACTCAAATAGCTTGCCCTCCCACACGGCGGGGTTTAGGTTGCTTTGATGCATCGTTTTGATATAGACTAGCTCCTTACTAAGAGCCTCAAGCTCGTCTAGATAGCTCTCGCGAGCCCCCTCGTCGTGTAATTCCAGACGCTTTAAATCTCGCAGTTTGTCCTCTAAAATATCGCAAAATTTCATATATCTTTGCGAGCTAAGCTCGGGGTCTGCGGCGTCTGCACGCGCGGAAGCCTTTTGGACCTGAAAATACACGAGCGCGCCCACCGCAAGGGCGACTGCGAACATCAAAGCGAAATTAGCCATTTTTTCTCCTTAAGCCGTCCAAGCCCACGACCGCGAGCCCGAACCAAATTAGCGAAAAGCTCAAAATTTTATAAGTTTCAAGCTCCTCGCCGTAGATAAATACCGCGATCAGCATACTCATGCTGGGGCTGATGTATTGCATAAAGCCGATCGTAGATAGCGGCAGATACTGCGTGCTTACGGCGAAGGTAAGCAGCGGCAAAATCGTAATTAGCCCGCTTGCAAACAGCAGCGCGCCGCTTGCGCTAAAGCCGAATGCGCCGTTTCCTTTTAACGCGCAGTAGATCAGAAACGCAAGCGCGGGCAGCAGCATTAGCGTCGTCTCGCAAAACAGCCCCTCAAAGCTAGGCACTTTTACCTTCTTGCGTATGAGCCCGTAAAATGCAAAGCTAAGCGGCAGCACGAGCGAGATTATCGGAAGCCTGCCTAGCGCGTAAATTTGCACTCCGATAGCTGCAAAGGCTAGCAGCAGGGAAAGCTTAGCCGCCGTACTTAGCCGCTCGCGTAGAAACAAAGCGCCCAAAAGCACCGAAAATAGCGGATTTATAAAATATCCGAGGCTGGTGGCTAAAATTTGATCGGAATTTACCGCGTAGATATAAATGCCCCAGTTCGTGCTGATAAGTAGCCCCGTACAAAGCAGCGTGAGAGCGATTTTAGGGGTGCTAAGAAGCCGCGCGACGTTTTTTAAGCGGTGCGTAAAGCAGAGAAAAACGAGCAGCAGCAGGAAGGACCAAACGACGCGATGCGCTAAAATTTGCACCGCGTCCACGTCCTTTATGAGCTTGAAAAATATCGGGAAAACGCCCCACATAAAAAAGGTCGCAAATGCAAGCATTAGCCCTTTAGTGCGGTTTTCTTCCATAAAATTCCTTCCAAATTGCCTAAAGGCGCTATTTTAAGATTTTTTGGGTTAATAAAAGCTTATTTGGGTATAATCGCAAGATTTAGGAAATTTAAGGAGTGGATATGAGTTGGAGTAGGACGTCGTGGAAAGATTATAAAATTTTACAGCAGCCGATTTATCAGGATGAAAGTGCGGTGCAGGCCGCTAAAGAGCGCCTTTACAAGCTGCCGCCGTTAATTTTTGCGGGCGAGGTTCGCAACCTAAAAGCCGAGCTTGCGCGCGCCAGCGAAGGCAAGTCGTTTTTGCTTCAAGGCGGTGATTGCGCGGAGAGTTTTAATGATTTTAGCGCGAATAATATCCGCGATATGTTTAAGGTAATGCTTCAGATGGCGATCATTCTTACCTTCGCAGCGGGGCGCCCCGTCGTGAAGGTAGGTCGTATCGCAGGACAGTTCGCAAAGCCGCGCAGCAGCGACTTTGAAGAAGTTGGCGGCGTGAGTTTGCCTAGCTATCGCGGTGACATAATCAACGGCTTTGAGTTTAACGAAGCGGCGCGTAAGCCGGATCCTGCTCGCATGATCGAGGCGTATCATCAAAGCGCTTCGACGCTGAATCTGCTGCGCGCCTTTTCTCGCGGCGGTCTTGCGAACCTGCACGAGGTGCATAAGTGGAATTTGGGCTTTTTGAAAAGGGGCGAGCTGGAGGCTAAATTTAACGAGCTGAGCGATGAAATTTCGCGCACGCTTAAATTTATGGAGGCGTGCGGACTGAGCGCCGCAAATTCCCCGAGCCTTGCCGAGACGGTGCTTTACACCTCGCACGAGGCGCTGCTGCTACACTATGAGGAGTGCCTGACGCGCATCGACAGCACCAGCGGCGATTGGTACGACTGCTCGGCGCACATGCTTTGGATCGGCGAGCGCACGCGCGGCGCAGACGATGCGCACGTGCATTTTTTAAGCGGTATCAAAAACCCTCTCGGCGTCAAGATCGGCCCGAGCGGCACCGCGGATGAAATTTTGCGCCTTTGCGACAAACTCAATCCGCAAAACGAAGCAGGCAGGCTAAACGTCATCATCCGCATGGGCGCGGATAAGATCGGCGCGCGGCTGCCGCAAATTTTACGCGAGCTAAAGCGCGAGGGTAGAGCGATCCTATACAGCATCGATCCGATGCACGGCAACACCGTCAAGGCCGCGAACGGCTACAAAACGCGCGAATTTTCTAAAATTTTAAGCGAGGTTCAGAGCTTTTTCGAGATCCACGCCGCGGAGGGCACGCACGCGGGCGGCATCCATCTTGAGATGACCGGTCAAAACGTCACCGAGTGCACGGGCGGCTCGTTTAACGTAACGCAAGAGACGCTAAAGCAGCGCTACGAAACGCAGTGCGATCCGCGCCTAAATGCAGATCAGGCGCTAGAGCTTGCGTTTTTGCTCGCCGATAATCTAAAAAAGGCGGAATAATCCGCCTTTATCGCGCTAAAATTTGGTCGCGGCTTGGAATTTTTCGTAGTTTGGGGCGTTTTGACGTAAGCTAGCGCTACGACCGCGCTTTGCGCTTGAAATTTAATCATATCTTGGCGCGGGCGATTAAATTTACGCGGCTTTAATCTAAAATTTATATGTAGCAATCACAAAAAATTCCGTAAAATTTTATCGTAGCGGAAAGGCGGCGCCACTAGGTTCTACGAGGAATTTTAATCGTAGCGCTAGAATATGCGACGTCGCGGCAAAGCGTAGAATTTCGCCTGAATCTGTAATGCTTTGTTTGATTTTATTTTAGTTTTGTGGAGCGGTTTGAAATTTCAAAAATTTTACTGTCGCGGAATTTGGAAATTTAATTTTAAGCCTATTAGTAGAAAAAACTATTGCGGCTGATTTAAGAGTTTTGCAAAGTCAAATTCATTAAGCCATTTTGATTTCGCTCTTCATATCTACTATTTTTGACATAGATTACTCCTTAAATTTGATTTTATTGAGTTTCATATATTCTTCAAAATAGTCCCAAGGACCATGATATAGCGTTTCAAGTCCGTTCCCGCAGTTATCTACGCGTATCCTTATCTCGCCATAATTATTGCTTGTCCATGTTTTTGTCGTATTATCTTCTAGTAATGTAGTACCGCGATAAGTAAGTTTATTTAGATCCCTTTTTCCCGTTTCAATTGAATCGATATCTTCACAAAAACTATCAAAATTCCTATTTTTTAACATTGCCATCAGCGAGCCTGTTGTTCCACTATACTTTATAATGTACACGATCTTATCGCTTTCTCCTCGAATTTTATCAGAGGCAGTGAAATTCTTATCGGATTTAAATACTGCAATAGAGTTATATTGAAAAAATTTTAATATCCAATCCGATTCTTGATGCGTTTTTTCATCGTGATACTTTCTCTTGTAATAAACCGAATAATTAAGTTCTCCTTTATCATTAAAAAGCTTGTTATCCTCCCATGGATATACCACGTCTTCATCATCTATAGCTTTTAGTATGGATTTATCTATCTGCGTGACTTGTTTCCCGTCTTTACAAATTTGTCTGCCGATAGACAATAGATTTTCTAAATTTAATTCTTTAGATACTTTCCAAAATTCACACTTATCATCGGGGCGCTTGTCGCCGTTACACTTACGATAAATTTCCCACCAGTCGATATCAAAGTCTAAATCCTTCGGCCTACTGTCTCTTAAAAAGATTTCATAAAAAGGGTAATTGCTCTTTGCATGCTCATTTTTCAAATACTGCTTAAACGCTATCTCTTTTAATTCATTATCCGATAAGATGCCAAAATGCAGAGGATTGGTGCAAACTCCGGCGTAGTTTAAACCCATATTTATAGGCATATAAGGGATAAAAGTCAAAATGCAGATGATAAAAATCGCAGAGATTATATAATGGCGCTTTATAAATTTTAGAAAATTAATAAGATATTTTTTCAAAATTCGTCCTCTTATATATTCGTTATTTCGTTAGTTTTATATCGAGTGCGACTACCGCGATTGCGACGTTTGCGTCGTGCGTGATACTAAGGCTTGCAGATTTGATATGAAATTTTTTGCGGATTTTTTTGCGGATTTTTAAATGCGGCGCGCCCAGGGCGTCTTTGTAAATTTTAGCGTCTTTAAAGCCGAATTCTGCGCCGATGCCGGTGCCTAGCGCCTTGCTAAGCGCCTCTTTAGCGGCATAGATGCCCGCGATACTTTCGTCGCGCAGCGCGGATGAGCGCTCGGATTTTTTCAAAATGCGCTTTAGAAATTTCGCGCCGTATTTTGTGCGCAGCGCCGAGATCCTGCGCACCGCGGTTATGTCCGTGCCGATCTTTATCACGGTCTGGCGCCCCGCGGTTTAAATTTAATCACGATTATAGGCTCTCTTTAATCTCGATGTCGATGATCTTATCGCCCTGTCTGATCGCGTCTAAAACCGCCAGGCTAGGCTGATCCACGATTTGTCCGAATACCGTGTGCACGCCGTCTAGGTGCGACTGCGCGCTGTGGCAGACGAAAAACTGGCTGCCGCCCGTATCGCGCCCCGCGTGCGCCATCGATAGCGCGCCGCGCACATGCTTGTGCTTTTGGCGGTCGCATTCGCACTTTATACGCCAGCCAGGACCTCCCGTGCCGGTGCCGCGCGGGCAGCCGCCTTGGATTACGAAATTTGGAATTACGCGGTGAAAATTTAGCCCCTTGTAAAACCCGCTGCGCGCGAGGCTAGCAAAATTCGTAACCGTTTGCGGGGCTTCGTCACCGAAAAGCTCCAGCTTCATATCGCCCTTTTCGGTTTTTATCACGGCGTATTTATCGCGCGCCAAAGCCGCTGCGTCGATGTCGTAAATTTTTAAGCTTTCCATTTTTTCTCCTATGCGATATTGGTGTAAACTGCCTGCACGTCGTCGTCATCCTCTAGCCGCTCGAGCAGCGCGTCTATGTCGCTAAGCTGC
This window harbors:
- a CDS encoding peptidylprolyl isomerase; this translates as MESLKIYDIDAAALARDKYAVIKTEKGDMKLELFGDEAPQTVTNFASLARSGFYKGLNFHRVIPNFVIQGGCPRGTGTGGPGWRIKCECDRQKHKHVRGALSMAHAGRDTGGSQFFVCHSAQSHLDGVHTVFGQIVDQPSLAVLDAIRQGDKIIDIEIKESL
- a CDS encoding ankyrin repeat domain-containing protein; its protein translation is MTSLTQAEEQRYGELCAIALDFARRDDADELEKMIKAGLSVNLKSAKGDTLLMLASYNNALKTVNMLLSNGARVDERNDRGQTPLAGAAFKGHLEVVEALVDAGADVEATSGLGMTPYAFAIMFGRSETAKFLLSKRKKQGLLQKLAVKFLGIFTKKSARAV
- the rarD gene encoding EamA family transporter RarD, which translates into the protein MEENRTKGLMLAFATFFMWGVFPIFFKLIKDVDAVQILAHRVVWSFLLLLVFLCFTHRLKNVARLLSTPKIALTLLCTGLLISTNWGIYIYAVNSDQILATSLGYFINPLFSVLLGALFLRERLSTAAKLSLLLAFAAIGVQIYALGRLPIISLVLPLSFAFYGLIRKKVKVPSFEGLFCETTLMLLPALAFLIYCALKGNGAFGFSASGALLFASGLITILPLLTFAVSTQYLPLSTIGFMQYISPSMSMLIAVFIYGEELETYKILSFSLIWFGLAVVGLDGLRRKNG
- a CDS encoding ankyrin repeat domain-containing protein, which produces MKEIKSKLIIACLVVSAGVFFLIVGGAFMDRSETQPAQNSTASRIAASGNSSNPPLTDEDRAAIARYRYERLGAELDLDECVVHGDERMEYFCKLLRSKDTARILAFMREQRITAGDPLYFGITAIMYSSFYNDANTTEELIYHGADINRTDDFSHSALSYAIENNSTAAAEVLLKHGASFSSVKYVRPWLATPGCCDAYLVADTSDAQVRTYYGTPKSEGTSAVSDPLYYAVAGGFLQMTELMLSSGVRPEITAWTDDHCIAFTLKHRKDERQPNCSIYQMLPQRYDVSMLNLLLKYDLAGLPDDERIQKKYDDCCKDLDTLRKYKKIYLEHMDDYCYDEIILDWSWLDSFNYDIVRFIMRERSKDWEKGAIGFNRGSLPDLNRCGSVTPNTALLGIYDTLIKRYSALCGDELNGASGFDLDKFFRYLHLKGLEFDLKIEYEGKVIRVEEYDKILRRDASKQLEQAGSKTADTASANK
- a CDS encoding class II 3-deoxy-7-phosphoheptulonate synthase, yielding MSWSRTSWKDYKILQQPIYQDESAVQAAKERLYKLPPLIFAGEVRNLKAELARASEGKSFLLQGGDCAESFNDFSANNIRDMFKVMLQMAIILTFAAGRPVVKVGRIAGQFAKPRSSDFEEVGGVSLPSYRGDIINGFEFNEAARKPDPARMIEAYHQSASTLNLLRAFSRGGLANLHEVHKWNLGFLKRGELEAKFNELSDEISRTLKFMEACGLSAANSPSLAETVLYTSHEALLLHYEECLTRIDSTSGDWYDCSAHMLWIGERTRGADDAHVHFLSGIKNPLGVKIGPSGTADEILRLCDKLNPQNEAGRLNVIIRMGADKIGARLPQILRELKREGRAILYSIDPMHGNTVKAANGYKTREFSKILSEVQSFFEIHAAEGTHAGGIHLEMTGQNVTECTGGSFNVTQETLKQRYETQCDPRLNADQALELAFLLADNLKKAE
- the acpS gene encoding holo-ACP synthase, which translates into the protein MIKIGTDITAVRRISALRTKYGAKFLKRILKKSERSSALRDESIAGIYAAKEALSKALGTGIGAEFGFKDAKIYKDALGAPHLKIRKKIRKKFHIKSASLSITHDANVAIAVVALDIKLTK
- a CDS encoding catalase, yielding MKKLTTTSGNPIADNQNSLTAGSRGGIMLQDYQLLEKLAHQNRERIPERAVHAKGSAAYGTLEITQDISQYTKAKVLQKGEKTKLLLRFSTVAGEAGAADAERDVRGFAIKFYTKEGNWDLVGNNTPVFFVKDPYKFPDFIHTQKRDPRTHLRSNEAAWDFWSLSPESMHQVTILMSDRGIPASYRHMHGFGSHTYSLINDKNERFWVKFHFKTRQGIKNLTNAQASQIIAKDRESNQRDLFESIEKGDFPSWDFKIQIMTLQQAKEVKFNPFDLTKTWPHKEFPLIDVGVMTLNENPKNYFNEVEQAAFSPSNIVLGISFSPDKMLQARIFSYPDAQRYRIGTHYAQLNVNRPVSEVNTYVVGGAMNNGMYELDDKAYYEPNSFGGAKEDRALLESDISIEGAMQRYDHRAEDQDYYSQPRALFELMSNEQKSQLFSNIADSMEGVSEAIKERAIGHFEKNSADYANGVRAALKAKN